The proteins below come from a single Rhodopirellula bahusiensis genomic window:
- a CDS encoding MotA/TolQ/ExbB proton channel family protein codes for MLELISSYSTVAIVVAALAHVLFFFVLAMWARSDRKKIVQTLQRFTDSLPNRSRMDHDAHASDQVEACLADIHDVLVEPSGSPNRMALSQRMRILDERRDYLHSLRFETAWNVARTMIEAYPLAGVLGTILAIGAALASDDQASVGVIVTRFGDAIWSTFAGLASAITLMLINSFVEPGFAKLSENRLHVRETASKAKRELGPADRVAPNAMPTSPATEATT; via the coding sequence ATGCTAGAGCTGATCTCGTCCTACTCGACTGTTGCCATCGTGGTCGCCGCGTTGGCACACGTGTTATTTTTCTTTGTGCTGGCCATGTGGGCACGAAGCGACCGCAAGAAGATCGTGCAAACACTGCAGCGGTTCACGGATTCGCTTCCCAACCGCAGCCGAATGGACCATGACGCTCACGCATCCGACCAAGTCGAGGCGTGTTTGGCTGACATCCATGACGTCTTGGTCGAACCCTCCGGTTCACCCAATCGCATGGCACTGAGTCAGCGCATGCGAATCCTGGACGAACGTCGCGATTACTTGCATTCGCTTCGTTTCGAAACGGCCTGGAATGTCGCGCGGACAATGATCGAAGCCTACCCGCTGGCCGGTGTGCTTGGCACGATCTTGGCCATCGGTGCCGCGCTCGCTTCCGATGATCAAGCCAGCGTGGGTGTGATCGTGACACGCTTTGGCGACGCGATCTGGTCAACCTTCGCAGGACTTGCGTCGGCGATCACATTGATGCTGATCAACAGCTTCGTTGAACCAGGATTTGCAAAGCTTTCCGAAAACCGTTTGCACGTTCGCGAAACGGCGTCGAAAGCCAAACGAGAACTTGGCCCCGCGGATCGCGTGGCCCCCAACGCGATGCCGACCTCACCCGCAACGGAAGCGACAACGTGA